A section of the bacterium SCSIO 12696 genome encodes:
- a CDS encoding nuclear transport factor 2 family protein — MPRPPLPPYTEETAREKVRLAEDGWNGRNPEKVSQAYSLDTQWRNRSQFITSRDEAQAFLTEKWNKEHEYRLVKELFAFKDNRIAVRYAYEWHDDSGNWFRSYGNENWVFDQEGLMTHRYASINDLPITQQERKFHWPQGRRPDDHPGLSELGL, encoded by the coding sequence CCACCGCTACCCCCCTATACCGAAGAAACCGCGCGGGAAAAAGTTCGCCTGGCCGAAGATGGCTGGAATGGCCGTAACCCGGAAAAAGTCTCCCAGGCTTATTCACTGGATACCCAGTGGCGAAATCGCTCCCAGTTCATCACCAGTCGTGACGAGGCTCAGGCTTTTCTCACAGAGAAGTGGAACAAGGAACATGAGTACCGGTTGGTTAAAGAGCTGTTTGCCTTTAAAGACAACCGCATTGCGGTGCGCTATGCCTACGAATGGCACGATGACAGTGGTAACTGGTTTCGTTCCTACGGCAACGAAAACTGGGTGTTTGACCAGGAGGGTTTGATGACCCATCGATACGCCAGCATCAACGACCTGCCCATTACCCAACAGGAACGGAAATTCCATTGGCCACAAGGGCGCCGTCCGGACGACCATCCCGGTTTATCAGAGCTGGGACTTTAA
- a CDS encoding glutathione S-transferase: MNPKFSESNDPIKLYRNPLSGHCHRVELMLSLLDLPYETVDLDMVNGAHKAPEYLEISPFGQVPAIDDNGTTLSDSNAIITYLERKYNDGYEWLPQDPVQAAEVQRWLSVAAGEIAHGPCAVRLVKLFGVELDYDVAKQKTERFFDVLEPLLKERSYLAGDNITLADIAGYSYISHVPEGGVSLEPYPAIRDWLQRVEAQPRFVGMARSPLPDA, encoded by the coding sequence ATGAACCCCAAATTTTCAGAATCCAATGATCCCATTAAGCTGTATCGAAACCCTTTGTCCGGTCACTGCCACCGTGTGGAATTGATGCTGTCTTTGCTCGACCTTCCTTACGAAACCGTCGACCTGGATATGGTGAACGGCGCACACAAAGCGCCCGAGTATCTAGAAATCAGCCCTTTTGGCCAGGTGCCTGCTATTGACGATAACGGCACTACACTTTCTGATTCCAATGCCATCATCACTTATCTGGAAAGAAAATATAACGATGGCTACGAATGGCTGCCGCAAGACCCGGTTCAGGCTGCAGAGGTACAACGCTGGCTGTCAGTAGCCGCCGGTGAAATTGCACACGGCCCCTGTGCGGTACGCCTGGTCAAACTGTTTGGTGTTGAGCTGGATTACGACGTTGCCAAGCAAAAAACCGAAAGGTTTTTTGACGTGCTGGAGCCCCTGCTGAAAGAGCGTAGCTACTTGGCTGGTGACAACATCACCTTGGCGGATATTGCTGGTTACAGCTATATCTCTCACGTGCCGGAAGGTGGTGTCAGTCTGGAGCCTTACCCTGCTATACGCGATTGGCTTCAGCGTGTTGAAGCGCAGCCGCGTTTTGTGGGTATGGCTCGGTCGCCTTTGCCTGACGCCTGA